CCTTTGGCTCAACTGCCGATTCTGTTTCTGACGCTATGTTACTGAACATTTCACGTGCCCCCCTGGCAAATGCTGGCGAGGATGCTACAGTTTGTGCCGATTCCTTCATCATGCTTGAAGGAACTGCTTCAGATTATCAGAGTATCCACTGGACAACTTTTGGCACAGGAACTTTTAACGAACCAAATTCTCTTGTAACTTATTATCAACCAAGTGTAGAAGACATTGCAAACGGAGAAGTCGTTTTGCAGCTTATGGCTTACGGAAATGGCACTTGCCAACCTTTTACCGATGATATAAAATTGCAATTTAACCCTTTGCCAACAATTAGTGTTCCTTCTGAATTTGAAATCTGTTCCGGTGAAAGTACCCAGATTCCTCTTACACTTACCGGGGTGGCTCCATGGTCAATTCAAACACTTGACGGGCAAACTCTTACCGCTAATTCTTCTCCCTTTAGCTGGGAACTGGCTCCTGAAAATACGGAAACTGTAACATTATCTTCCGTTACCGATGGAACAGGCTGTACAAATAACGGGCAAACAGAATTTACCATTACCGTAAATCCGCTTCCTTCTGCACAATTAAGCGGTTCTGCTGCAGTTTGCGAAGGTGAAAACACTGAGCTTACCCTCAGCCTCACCGGAACAGCTCCATGGCAGGTTACGCTGAACAATGATGAAGTAATTACGGCTTATGACACTCCATATACCTGGGCAATAACTCCTCAAAACGATATAACATATTCAATCACCAGAGTAAATGATGCAGATGGCTGCTCCGGATCCTTTTCGGGCGAAGCACAGATAATAATAAACACCTTCCCGGCTATACCTGCTACTCCGCAAGGACCCAAAACCGTGGATGTTCATTATATCAAGGTTTCGGAATTTACAACAAACGAAATACCTGAAACCAGCTTAATCTGGCTTTTAAGCCCTGAAAATGCAGGAACTATTATTAATAACGGAATAACTGCAGTGGTAGCATGGGACACAACTTTCAGAGGCGAAATTCTGGTGATGGTGAAGGCTTTGAACAAGTGCGGCGAAAGCGAATTTTCTCATGCATGGGAAACTGTCATTTACTCAACCCTTGGAATTGATGAACCTTCCCCTGAAAAATCTTTCAGCATTTTCCCCAATCCAAACAACGGTTATTTCAGTGTTGCTTATAATCTTATGGGCAATGAAACCGTAAAAATGCGTATAATGAACACATTGGGAGCTACAATCTGGGAAAAGAATGCCGTAAACATCTCTGGAAATGAAGCTTTAAATTTCGCTTTGCCATTCATCGAAAAAGGCATTTATTTTTTTATTATTGCAAATCATAAAATCAATTTAACCTATAAAATAATAATTCAATAAAATCACATACAAAAATGAGAAAACTACTTACCTTATTATTAGCCATTTTTGCTTTTACTACCTTCGGTAAAAGTTGGGTGGGAATACATGATCTACAACCATCTCCGGCTCAAAAAATCCTGATTTCTTCTGACATCCGGACATCGAAAATCCAATTTTCCATTCCTGGATTTAACATGCAGGAAGTTACTACCCCAAAGGGTAGCCAATATGTTATCAGTGTGGGCGAAGGTACTCCCCTCCTCAAAAAAGGGGCACCCGACCTTTCCAAGCTCACCGCTTCGGTAATTATTCCTGATAAAGGAAAAATGGAAGTCAGGGTACTGGCTTCCGAGTTCACTGATTATCCCGATATGGATATAGCTCCTTCCAAAGGAAATTTATACAGGGATACTGACCCCTCTGCTATTCCCTTTATTTATGGCAAACCCTATTCCGAAGACAAATTTTACCCCGGAACTCTTGCCGAATTTCACAATCCCTACATCATTCGCGACCATCGCGGACAAACTATCGTTGTTTATCCCTTCCAATATAACCCCATTTCCAAGGTTTTAAGAGTATATAGCTCAATTATAGTGGAAATTTATTCAACAAACGAAAAGGGAATAAACACTCTCAGCAGCAAAAAAACATCGGGCAAAACTCCTGCCGGATTCCAGGAATTGTACAAAAGCCATTTTTTAAATGCTCCTGCTACTGACTATACTCCTGTAGATGAACAAGGGAAAATGCTCGTAATCAGTTATGGGCAATTTATGTCTGCTATGCAGCCCCTTGTTGACTGGAAAAACCAGCAGGGAATAGAAACCGAATTGATTGATGTATCTACCATCGGAAGTACAGCATCGGCAATAAAAACTTATATATCTGACTATTATAATGCTAATGACCTTGCATTTGTTTTATTGGTAGGCGATGCAGCCCAGATTCCTACTAACACCGGCACAGGTTTGGGAGGTCCATCAGACAATGCTTACGGTTTTATTGTTGGAAACGACCATTACTCAGATGTTTTTGTGGGAAGATTTTCTGCCGAAAACCTCACACAGGTAGAAACACAGGTACAAAAGGTTCTGATGTATGAAAAGGCACCTGTTACCACTACTGACTGGTTTTCAGTAGGAGTTGGTATTGCTTCCAGCCAGGGAACAGGCGATGACAATGAATACGACTACGAACACATGCAAAACATAAGGGAAAACAAATTACTACCCTTTACTTATACCGGAGTATCCGAGTTATACGACGGTAACCAGGGCGGACTTGATCAACCTGGTAATCCTACTCCAGCAAATGTAGCTACCGAAGTAAATGCAGGGGCTTCCATCATTAACTATACCGGTCATGGCAGCGAGATTTCATGGGGAACAACCGGTTTTTCAAATTCCGATATTACTGCACTTACCAATGATAATATGCTGCCCTTCATCTTCTCTGTGGCTTGTGTAAACGGTAATTTCCAGGGACAAACCTGCTTTGCAGAAGCCTGGCTGCGTGCTACACACAATGGACAACCTTCCGGAGCTGTTGCTACTCTTATGTCAACCATCAACCAAAGCTGGGATCCGCCTATGGATGGTCAGGATGAAATGAACGACCTGTTAGCGGAAACCTACTCCGATAATTTCAAAAGAACTTTTGGCGGAATTTCCATGAACGGCTGTATGCACATGAACGACGAATACGGAGTTGACGGAGACGAAATGACTGATACATGGAATATCTTCGGCGATCCTTCGCTTGCAATACGTACGGCAATGCCACAATCAATTGTTGCCAACCATAATCCTACAATTTTCCTTGGTTCGACACAATTCAGTGTTAATGCCGATGCAGAAGGTGCTATAGTAGCTCTTACCATTAATAACCAATTGGTAGCCAAAAGTATTATCAATGGCGGAGTAGCAGCTCTCGATTTCGCAGCCCTTACCCAACTCGACACCCTGCACCTGGTAATTACCGGATTCAACAAGTTGCCTTACATTGCCGATGTTCCTATCATCCCCGCCGAAGGTCCTTATGTTACCTATGATAATTTTTTAGTTAACGATTTGCAAGGCAATAACAACGGTGCCATTGATTTTGGCGAAAATATTGCCTTTTCCATCGGGTTGAAAAATGTGGGTATTGAAACTGCCGAAAATGTAGTAGTTACACTTACAAGCGACAATTCTTTCATCAACATTACCGATAATACCGAAACCTACGGAAATATCCTTGCAGGCGGAACAATTTCGGTTGCCGATGGTTTCGCATTCACTGTTGCCGATTCAATTCCTGATCATCTTAGCCTACTTTTCAATTTAACTATAACTGATGGTACCGAAACATGGAACAGCAGTTTTGTTGCTTTTGCCAATGCACCTGTTCTTTCATTGGGCAATATTACAATTGACGATGCAGCAGGCGGAAATGGTAACGGAAGACTCGATGCCGGTGAAAATGTTCAACTGAAAGTTGTCATTTCTAACAACGGTCATAGCGATGCAGGCGAAGTCCAGGCTGTTCTGACATCTTCAAATTCTTTTATCACAATAAATAACGGAACTTTTATTGCTGAAACACTTGCCGCCGGACAAACCGCTGAAGCCATTTTCGACATCACAACTGCCGGAAACGCTACCATAGGTACAGTTGCCGATTTTATCTGCACACTCACTTCGGGCGTTTATCAGGCACAAAATACATATTTCCGCCCAATAGGTCTGATACTCGAAGACTGGGAAAGTGGTGGAATGACTGGATTTGAATGGGCTACCAGCGGTGATGCCGACTGGGATGTTTCTACTGAAACTCCTTACGAAGGAACTTACTGCATTAAGTCAGGACTAATAGGTGACAACCAGTCAACTTTTATTTCACTCGATTATAATGTAATGAGTGATGATAGCATTTCGTTTTATCGCAAGGTTTCCTCCGAAGCGGATTATGATTATCTTAAATTCTATATTGATGGAACTGAAATGGGAAAATGGTCTGGCGAAGTGGACTGGTCGAGGGTGGTATATACCGTAACTGCCGGTGAACACACTTTCCAGTGGGAATATACGAAAGACGTTTCACAGTCCAGTGGCACCGATGCAGCTTATGTTGATTTCATCATACTTCCTCCTGCGCTAACAACCACTGCTTATGCTGGCGCCGACGGTACTGTTTGCGAAGGGAATATATACCAATGCAACGCCATTGCAACTAATTATGCATCAGTACTCTGGACAACTTCCGGAACCGGTACTTTCAGCGATGCCACCCTGCTCAACCCTGAATATACCCCCAGCCAGGCAGATATTGATGCCGGACAGGTTGTTCTTACTTTTACTGCCTTCGAACAGGGAAAAAGCGATGCTACCGACCAGATAATTCTTACTTTAAACAAAAATGCTGTTGTCTTTGCAGGCGATGATTTCACAGTTTGCGAAAACGAAACCGTTTCCATTACAAACTCCTCTGCAGTAAATTATACTGCATTGAACTGGACAACATCCGGAACCGGTACTTTCGACGATGTTACCCTGCTTAACCCTGTTTATATTCCCAGCGCTGAAGACTATTTAGCCGGAAATGTTACCCTTAACCTTACCGTTACAGGAATGGCTCCCTGCGGTGATGTTGCTGATGGTACCGTAGTTACCTTTACATTGCTCCCGGATACTCCCGAAATTCCGACTTCCGCTTCCAATCGTATCTGTCAGGATGCTCCGGATACCGAAGTAACAACCACAGGAAGCTCTAATGCCATTGATTATACATGGAGCATCGAACCTGTGGAAGCAGGAATAATAACCGGAACTACAACCCAGGCATCCATCAACTGGAGCCCTGACTTCTTCGGTGCTGCTAACATTACTGTCAAAGCACTGAATACCTGTGGTGAAAGTGATTATTCCTCCGCACTTGCCATTACACTGGTTCCCTTCCCTCTGGCTCCCGAAAAACCTATGGGAAGTGATTCTGTGGATGTGTTTATCACTACATCCTCCGACTTCCGGGTAAACAAGGCAATGCATGCTCTTACCTACACATGGAATATAGAACCTGTCGCCGCAGGTACCATAGCCGGAAACGACACCATTGCAACCATCACCTGGAGTAACTCATTCACAGGAACAGCAAATATCAGTGTTAAATCTGTTAACTCCTGTGGCGAAAGTGTATTCTCGGAAATAAAAACCGTTACACTTTATTCAACGTATGGTATTCCGCAAAATATACCATCCAATACCATTGCAGTGTATCCCAATCCTTCCAACGGAAATTTCGTAATTGAACTGAAAGGTATATCCTCCCATACCGTTGATATCCGTATTGCCAACGAAACGGGTATGAATGTGTACAAACAAAACAACATCAACATACAGGAGCAAAATATCCTTACCATGCAGTTGCAATCACTCAGCAACGGGGTATATTACCTTTTTGTTGAAGGGAAAAATTATCGCAGTGTACAAAAACTGATCATCAGCCGTTAATATATTTTTATCCTATCTTTATTACCCCGGAACGACATTTTTACCGTTTCGGGGTAATTTTTTTTACTTTTGCGCATATGATAATTGTTGGTATTACAGGAACACTCGGCGCCGGAAAAGGCACTATTGTAGATTATCTTACGAAAAATAAAGGGTTTAACCATTTTTCGGTGAGGGCTTTTTTAATCCGGGAAATTGGAAAATGCGGGCTGCCTGTAAACCGCGACAGTATGACTTCCGTAGCGAATGCGCTCAGGGAACGGCACACCCCTTCTTATATCACCGATTGTCTTTACGAAGAAGCAAAAGCTACGGGGAAAAATTGTGTGATTGAAAGCATACGCACACCCGGAGAGATTGATTCTCTGAAACAAAAGGGCAAATTTTATCTTTTTGCCGTAGATGCTCCCCCCGAAATTCGCTACGAACGGGTGGTGAAACGCAATTCGGAAACCGACCAGATTTCCTTCGATACATTTTTGGCTAACGAAGCCCGCGAAATGACCTCCAACGACCCAAACCACCAAAACCTACACCTCTGCATAGCAAAAGCCGACTTTGTCTTTTCCAACGAAGGAGATATTAGTGCCCTGTACCGAAAAGTGGAAAGTGTCCTGGGAGACATATTACAAAATACATGAATTATTACACGTTAACATAACTCGTGTTTTTTTACAGGCAAAATGTTCATTTTTTACCTAAAAAGTGAATACTGTTGTTCCTTATATTTAGCGAATATTCATAAAACAGCAACGAATCTCTTCAAAAACCCTGCGTTTAAAAAGTTTTTAACAATTTCCCTTTCTTTTGTTATACTTTTATACCCTTACATTAAACTTTAATACTAATTCATGCGCTTTAAACTTACGTTACAATATGAATCGGCATTAAACCATTCAAAACGAACGAGTGTTCCGCTCGATTACCAGTTTGGATTGTCCTCGTTCATTTATAAAACGTTATTTACAGGGGATAATACTTTTGCATTATGGCTACACGACAAGGGATACGATTTTGATAAACATAAATATAAACTATTTACCTTCTCACATCTGAAATTAGAAGCGGAAAGCTATCGCACTGATAAGGATATTATGTATCTTAACGGCTCATATGCTACCCTTTATATTTCTTTTTTAACAAGAGAAGCCATTGAACCATTTATTATCGGTTTGTTCCGTGAGCAAAGTTTTTTTCTTGGATATATTCCTCATAAAACTATCTTTAAGGTAATAAATATAGAAAAGCTTCAGGAACATGAATTTAAAGAGACAATGTCGTTTATCACAACGTCGCCTTTAGTAGTAAGCAGCATGCGGTTGCGCGAAGGAAAGAATCCTATTGCAAGCTATCTGAGTCCCCGGAACGAAGAATTTTCCCATTTCTTTTTCAAAAACTTAATACGGAAACATAATGCCTGGTGCCAGCACGAAGACTTGCCATTATTTTCAGGAACGTCAGATGGTTTTACCCTGCAAATATTATCTCCGGAAAAAATGAAGAGTTGTATGTTTAAGAAAGGAAGCGAAAAGCAATCAAAAGTTATAGGATATGAATTTCGTTTCGGGTTGAATGCCCCGGTAGAACTCATTAAAACCGGTTATTATGCAGGATTTGGAGAAAAAAATTCTATGGGGTTTGGGTGTGTGGAAATAAAGCGACAATTGAACAACCTTTTAGCTCCCGGTGAAGCCGGAATTGACAGCGTTGAAAAAAATAAAAAATACAAGCAGAATGAAACAAACCTACAAAACGATTGACTACGAATGGCTGACTAAGCCAACCGGTGACCCGTTTGCCGACGCAGGCGGATTTACCATTGAATATCTTTCGAAGAAGTTTCCTGAAATGGATATTTTGGAACTGATAGATTACATTGCAAAGATTTACGTCGGAAGTTGGGATGGAAAAATAAACGCATTTTTCTTAAATTCAAAAATCACATCTCCAGCTTATAAAAATTCGGAAAAGGTCGAAGAAACAGTAAAATATTTCAGTAGCATAATCAATGAAACAGAGCCTTATGATATAGGCTTTTGCCGTGTAACAGGAAGGGAAACAAAGTTATTTTGGGGCGGTAGAAACAATTCTATCATGACTGGTTCAGGAACACTGGTAAATTTTCATCACTATTTTCAAAAAGGTATTTCCCTTTCAAAAGAAGTATTGGTAAGGATGCACTTTGTTCCTTTTGCTTGCCAGCAACTGCAAGGAAAAATAAGTTTGATGCAAAGCAGTAACGAGGAACTAAGCAAGTTATTTGTGAAAATGACCGTTGAAAGAAACCTTCATGAAATTGGTGTTGGACTTTCTGAAGGAGTGGCAAAATCTGACTACAATAAGCCAGCCAACGCTATTTTCGATTTCGTTGACTCAGCTCTCTCTCAATTGAAGGAATTTAATGAAGAAAATACTTTACCATCGTTGACGCTGTACCACTTTACAAATTTTGGGGCAAGCCCCGAAATTCAGATGTACCAACTTCCTGCAAAGGTTTTTCTTTTTTACAGGACTTGCTTGCAACCTAGGTTCAAGGATGATTGGCAAAAATTTGTTCGTTCGCATTACTACGACAAACAGCATAAAGGCGCAAAATACAACCTTCAAACAGAAAAATTTGAATTGGTTAAGTCAAAAGAAACTGAGGTTATCGACATTGAAGACTACAAACAATGGTTTAACCGGATTTTAAATAAACTATTAATCAATGAGAATATCAGACCAGAATTTCTTCGCTGGTCACGCAGACATCCATTTAACTTTGAAATAGTATCAATCTATCAACAAAACATTATAGGTATGAAAAAAGAAACCATTAACAAAATTAAAGAGTTGGCCGCTTTTCTCGTGCGGGAAGAAGATGCCGACAAGATCAAAAAACGTATTAAAGCGCTCGACGGTGCTAAAAATGCTTCTGCTTTGCGGCGATTCATTTTAAAAGATGTCGTGGCTGCAAACTATGCAGCAGGGAATGATGATCCTATCGTTTCGGTCGATGACTATGTGAATTATCTGTTCCCCGATGGCTCTTACTGGGCTGAAATCAGGGATCTTTTACTCATTGCCATTTATCAGGAACTTCATGAAAGGGATTTAATCTCAGAAGAATTGAAAGTTGAATTAGAATCAGAAGTTGAAGAAGAAGTAACAAATGAATAAATCGAATAAACTATGAAAAACATTAAAACACAAGGATTCATCTTAATTGACGTAGATGTTGTAGCATTAAATAATGCAGGTAAAAACACCCAAAGCAACAACGACAATGCAATTGCAACCAAATCGATCCGTAAAAACGGACGCAGTTATGTATATGTATCAGGCCAGGCATGGCGTTACTGGTGGCGCGAAGCTCTGCAAAAAAATGCAGGTTGGAATTTATCGCCAATAACCCGTGATGGGAAAATCGCTTTTACCAATGCCGATCCATTGAAATTCCCAGATGACGATGTTTTTGGGTACATGCGAGCAGCTAAAGATGCCGAATTAGATGAAAATGGAGAACCTGTAAAAGATAAAAAGGGTAACATTAAAATGACAAACGTAACGGTAACCCGCGTTTCTCCACTAAAGAACTCTGCTATTATTTCGGCAGCCAGTGTCCGTCCTGAGGAAAATTGGTCGAGTATGTCGCGTCAACAAGGTGATGCAGTACCCTATGAAAAGCAGGAATATTGTGCTACAATGAAAGGCATGTTTAGCTTAGACCTTTCGATGGTTGGTACATTTTCGAATTACGACCGTACTGGATATAAGAACCTGTCAATTACATTGCAAGAAGAAGCCATAAAAGATGGAGCTGAAGAAATCGACGATCCTTTTGTATTCGATGCAAAAGGGAATCCAAAGAAGATGATCCGGTTGGCCAAAGATGTTCGTAAGAAAAGAGCCAACGATACCATTCAAGCACTCAAAATCATTTCTGGTGGTGCCATGCAAACCAATAACATGGGCGATGTAACTCCAAAGTTTATTATTCTGGCTACAACTGCAACCGGAAACCATCCATTTAGTCATGTAGTTGGGAGTAAAGGACAACGCGATGAGGAAATAGTTTTCAATTTCGAAGGACTGGTTGAAGTACTGAAAGATTACAAAGACACTTTTGATGGTGCCGTATTTATTGGTCGCCGTAGCGGTTTTATGGATGAAATTGCAAACGAACTAAAAACGCTTGAAACCAGGACAGACATTCCAACAGTGAAAATTCTGTCGGTGAACGAAGCTATCGATCAATATTGCGAACAAATGAAATCCCAAATTGAATAATGAGAACATTCCGTATCAAAATAAACTCGTGGACTTCGAGCTTTAGGTATCCCAACCTGATTTCGGGTTTTCAACCTACGCTTGAAGTGCCGCCAGTGAGTACGGTAATGGGCTTAATCAATGCGGCATCTGGAAAGTATCTGGAAAATCGTGAAATTAAGTTAGGCTACTATTTTGATTTTAAAATCAAGACAGTCGATCTGGAAACAATTTATCAAATCAAAGCGAACGATAGGAATTACCCCGACAATTCGGTTAAGTCAAATGTAATCCAGCGTGAGTTTCTTTACGATTGCCAGTTATTTCTTTATTTGACCGATGAAGAATTGGTTTCATGTTTTCGGCAACCTGCCTATCAACTCCTTTTGGGGCGCAGTGGCGACTTGGCAGGAATCGAAAGCATCAAAGAAGTAGAATTGCAGGAAGTAAGCAATGCCCGTATTGCTGGGCAGGTTGTTCCTTTTACCGGGAACTATTTGCCGGGGCAAATTCAGGCTTTGCCCAAATACTTCAGCAATACCATTCCTCGTAAGAATATGGGAACAGAACCGTACTCCGTGATTTCGTACAACAATCCGGTTGATTCGCAACTAACCGGATTCAGGTCTGAATTGGAAGAATTCAACAGTGACATTTACTTTCACAAATTTGAAGTATGACAACAATAATACAGGAGGTTCTGGCCAAATCGGAACCTTCTGTTTCACTGAAACAGCACATTGACGAATGCCTTCGGGTGTACGAATCGCTTCGAAAAGCATTTGGGCGTTTACCTGTTGTCAATCCTGATCGTTTTTGGGAATTGATCCGATTAGGGATCATCTTTCACGATTTGGGGAAATCACATTCCGAATTTCAGAAGATGCTTTCGGGAAAACGCGCCAATTGGTATCACCAGCGGCATGAGTTATTTTCAGTACCGTTTATCGATCAAATAGATTTACCGGAAGAGGATAAGTCGCTTTTGAAATTGATTGTTGCCGGGCATCACAAAGATTTTTTCTTTCTGTTTGATCATATACAAAAGGGCTATAAAACAGGTGAAGACTTTCTTTCGTTGGGAGAAGATGGCAAGCTGGATTGGGATGAAGAAACCCAAAAACTAAACGACCGATTTATTCAATCGTTCCTGAAAGAATACAATGTTTCTTTAAACCCAAGCTCGCTAGCGTTGCCAATGCAACTGGTAAAAGATTATAAAGG
The window above is part of the Lentimicrobiaceae bacterium genome. Proteins encoded here:
- the cas5b gene encoding type I-B CRISPR-associated protein Cas5b encodes the protein MRTFRIKINSWTSSFRYPNLISGFQPTLEVPPVSTVMGLINAASGKYLENREIKLGYYFDFKIKTVDLETIYQIKANDRNYPDNSVKSNVIQREFLYDCQLFLYLTDEELVSCFRQPAYQLLLGRSGDLAGIESIKEVELQEVSNARIAGQVVPFTGNYLPGQIQALPKYFSNTIPRKNMGTEPYSVISYNNPVDSQLTGFRSELEEFNSDIYFHKFEV
- the cas7i gene encoding type I-B CRISPR-associated protein Cas7/Cst2/DevR — protein: MKNIKTQGFILIDVDVVALNNAGKNTQSNNDNAIATKSIRKNGRSYVYVSGQAWRYWWREALQKNAGWNLSPITRDGKIAFTNADPLKFPDDDVFGYMRAAKDAELDENGEPVKDKKGNIKMTNVTVTRVSPLKNSAIISAASVRPEENWSSMSRQQGDAVPYEKQEYCATMKGMFSLDLSMVGTFSNYDRTGYKNLSITLQEEAIKDGAEEIDDPFVFDAKGNPKKMIRLAKDVRKKRANDTIQALKIISGGAMQTNNMGDVTPKFIILATTATGNHPFSHVVGSKGQRDEEIVFNFEGLVEVLKDYKDTFDGAVFIGRRSGFMDEIANELKTLETRTDIPTVKILSVNEAIDQYCEQMKSQIE
- a CDS encoding AAA family ATPase → MIIVGITGTLGAGKGTIVDYLTKNKGFNHFSVRAFLIREIGKCGLPVNRDSMTSVANALRERHTPSYITDCLYEEAKATGKNCVIESIRTPGEIDSLKQKGKFYLFAVDAPPEIRYERVVKRNSETDQISFDTFLANEAREMTSNDPNHQNLHLCIAKADFVFSNEGDISALYRKVESVLGDILQNT
- a CDS encoding T9SS type A sorting domain-containing protein, which translates into the protein FGSTADSVSDAMLLNISRAPLANAGEDATVCADSFIMLEGTASDYQSIHWTTFGTGTFNEPNSLVTYYQPSVEDIANGEVVLQLMAYGNGTCQPFTDDIKLQFNPLPTISVPSEFEICSGESTQIPLTLTGVAPWSIQTLDGQTLTANSSPFSWELAPENTETVTLSSVTDGTGCTNNGQTEFTITVNPLPSAQLSGSAAVCEGENTELTLSLTGTAPWQVTLNNDEVITAYDTPYTWAITPQNDITYSITRVNDADGCSGSFSGEAQIIINTFPAIPATPQGPKTVDVHYIKVSEFTTNEIPETSLIWLLSPENAGTIINNGITAVVAWDTTFRGEILVMVKALNKCGESEFSHAWETVIYSTLGIDEPSPEKSFSIFPNPNNGYFSVAYNLMGNETVKMRIMNTLGATIWEKNAVNISGNEALNFALPFIEKGIYFFIIANHKINLTYKIIIQ
- the cas6 gene encoding CRISPR-associated endoribonuclease Cas6, encoding MRFKLTLQYESALNHSKRTSVPLDYQFGLSSFIYKTLFTGDNTFALWLHDKGYDFDKHKYKLFTFSHLKLEAESYRTDKDIMYLNGSYATLYISFLTREAIEPFIIGLFREQSFFLGYIPHKTIFKVINIEKLQEHEFKETMSFITTSPLVVSSMRLREGKNPIASYLSPRNEEFSHFFFKNLIRKHNAWCQHEDLPLFSGTSDGFTLQILSPEKMKSCMFKKGSEKQSKVIGYEFRFGLNAPVELIKTGYYAGFGEKNSMGFGCVEIKRQLNNLLAPGEAGIDSVEKNKKYKQNETNLQND
- a CDS encoding C25 family cysteine peptidase, with amino-acid sequence MRKLLTLLLAIFAFTTFGKSWVGIHDLQPSPAQKILISSDIRTSKIQFSIPGFNMQEVTTPKGSQYVISVGEGTPLLKKGAPDLSKLTASVIIPDKGKMEVRVLASEFTDYPDMDIAPSKGNLYRDTDPSAIPFIYGKPYSEDKFYPGTLAEFHNPYIIRDHRGQTIVVYPFQYNPISKVLRVYSSIIVEIYSTNEKGINTLSSKKTSGKTPAGFQELYKSHFLNAPATDYTPVDEQGKMLVISYGQFMSAMQPLVDWKNQQGIETELIDVSTIGSTASAIKTYISDYYNANDLAFVLLVGDAAQIPTNTGTGLGGPSDNAYGFIVGNDHYSDVFVGRFSAENLTQVETQVQKVLMYEKAPVTTTDWFSVGVGIASSQGTGDDNEYDYEHMQNIRENKLLPFTYTGVSELYDGNQGGLDQPGNPTPANVATEVNAGASIINYTGHGSEISWGTTGFSNSDITALTNDNMLPFIFSVACVNGNFQGQTCFAEAWLRATHNGQPSGAVATLMSTINQSWDPPMDGQDEMNDLLAETYSDNFKRTFGGISMNGCMHMNDEYGVDGDEMTDTWNIFGDPSLAIRTAMPQSIVANHNPTIFLGSTQFSVNADAEGAIVALTINNQLVAKSIINGGVAALDFAALTQLDTLHLVITGFNKLPYIADVPIIPAEGPYVTYDNFLVNDLQGNNNGAIDFGENIAFSIGLKNVGIETAENVVVTLTSDNSFINITDNTETYGNILAGGTISVADGFAFTVADSIPDHLSLLFNLTITDGTETWNSSFVAFANAPVLSLGNITIDDAAGGNGNGRLDAGENVQLKVVISNNGHSDAGEVQAVLTSSNSFITINNGTFIAETLAAGQTAEAIFDITTAGNATIGTVADFICTLTSGVYQAQNTYFRPIGLILEDWESGGMTGFEWATSGDADWDVSTETPYEGTYCIKSGLIGDNQSTFISLDYNVMSDDSISFYRKVSSEADYDYLKFYIDGTEMGKWSGEVDWSRVVYTVTAGEHTFQWEYTKDVSQSSGTDAAYVDFIILPPALTTTAYAGADGTVCEGNIYQCNAIATNYASVLWTTSGTGTFSDATLLNPEYTPSQADIDAGQVVLTFTAFEQGKSDATDQIILTLNKNAVVFAGDDFTVCENETVSITNSSAVNYTALNWTTSGTGTFDDVTLLNPVYIPSAEDYLAGNVTLNLTVTGMAPCGDVADGTVVTFTLLPDTPEIPTSASNRICQDAPDTEVTTTGSSNAIDYTWSIEPVEAGIITGTTTQASINWSPDFFGAANITVKALNTCGESDYSSALAITLVPFPLAPEKPMGSDSVDVFITTSSDFRVNKAMHALTYTWNIEPVAAGTIAGNDTIATITWSNSFTGTANISVKSVNSCGESVFSEIKTVTLYSTYGIPQNIPSNTIAVYPNPSNGNFVIELKGISSHTVDIRIANETGMNVYKQNNINIQEQNILTMQLQSLSNGVYYLFVEGKNYRSVQKLIISR